CCGTTACCACTCTCGGGCCTATGCCAAAAATGTCACCGGGGTTTACAAGAATGAGGACTTTGTTGTTGTCGCTGCCCTGCAGAGCCCTAAGAATTCTATTTGGTTCCAGGGTACTGCTAATGCCGTAAGACAATACTTGTGGTTGTTTGAAGAGCACAACATGTTGAATTCCTTATTCTCGCCAATGACCCTTTGTACTAGATGGATTATGAGAGGTTTATACAAGCAGACAGGGAGATCGAAGCCGATATCACTATGGCAACACTGTTCATGGATGAAAAGCATGCTATCGCATTTGGTTTGGTGAAGATTGATGAAGAAGGCTGCATGGTTGAGTTTGCTGAGAGTTTTAAgggtaataaattttttttgctcCTCAGTTGCTTGATGTTTTGCCCCTTAAAGGTGTTTTTAGgccctttgatagaggaagagaaatAAATCGTGTGGGAATGAATTGTAAGCGCTAACAGAACGTTGATTCCTTCctcttttcccttttcccttTTGGTCTTCCTAAACCACCTCATGTGCTTCCATCCTCTTCAACATCTTATCCAAAGCATATGAGTTCTAGGAGGCTTAGCGAAGCGGCATTTTTAGGACTTACAGCTGGTGGTGGTGTTCTAGGAGTTATGGCATTTGCTTTTCTAATACTTGTCTgccccttttaaaaaaaaaaggtgataaTTTATCTGGTAAATTTCAAAAGGGAGGGATGTCACCTGAAAAAAACTATTTCCAGGGTCAAGAATATCAAGATGCTATATCATTATTTACAGAGATGGAACATTCTGGTCTGAAACCAGACATCATGTCAATTGCTGGGATCTTGTCAGCATGTAGCCACATGGGTCTTgtcaaagaaaaggaaaagagactcaTTATCAGTCTCCTAGTTATGACTCTGTTTACCCAAGGGTTTTATGGTATAGAAATAGCAAATAACATTGGCCTTCTAAATGCTGGGCAGTatcttaatgaaaaatatgttgtttAGAAAGAGCTCATAATAGCTCTTGCAAATATAAATGTGAAAGACATGTTGGAGGTGTGGTTTACCAAAAGATGGTCAATCATCTAGTTGTTGCTCCAAATGAGAAGATTGCTAGGTTCTACGAATCAATGGATGTTCTAGTGTATAAAATAGATCTGGGTGAAGGTATTGATTCAATTACGAAGACTAGAGGGAACCATGTTGTTTTAGGATTGAAATTTCGTGTTCCGAGGGAGTTTTTGCAACTAGGTTACATTGTTCTTCTGTCTGATCTTGATATCATATATTTGCAGGATCCTTTTCATTATATATCTCGGGATTATGATGTGGAGTCCATGACTGGTGGTCGAGACCCAAAATTTGATGATCTTTGTTTTTCTAGTGCTGGAAGGGATGTTTCCAAACTGATAGTTGTTCTT
This genomic interval from Juglans microcarpa x Juglans regia isolate MS1-56 chromosome 4D, Jm3101_v1.0, whole genome shotgun sequence contains the following:
- the LOC121260279 gene encoding glucose-1-phosphate adenylyltransferase small subunit, chloroplastic/amyloplastic-like, whose amino-acid sequence is MTLIMVVANYKLNDIPVGNYNYNNISKIYVLKQFHSAHFNRYHSRAYAKNVTGVYKNEDFVVVAALQSPKNSIWFQGTANAMDYERFIQADREIEADITMATLFMDEKHAIAFGLVKIDEEGCMVEFAESFKEMEHSGLKPDIMSIAGILSACSHMGLVKEKEKRLIISLLVMTLFTQGFYGIEIANNIGLLNAGQYLNEKYVV